The Streptomyces sp. NBC_00440 genome contains a region encoding:
- a CDS encoding flavin reductase family protein, whose translation MSTTADNRPAAEVAESDVKGLHRKFITGVTIVTTMDGERPRGLAVNAFSSISLSPPLVMVCVQRTSSTYEPLFRADHMGISILASDQLPVATVFAGKGDDKFAELRWTAGANGSPLIDSSAAVLEARIQERLQTSTHTIFIGRVTQAAHSERPPLIYSAGGFYDGGQLDAAAL comes from the coding sequence ATGAGCACGACCGCCGACAACCGGCCGGCAGCGGAAGTGGCCGAGTCCGATGTGAAGGGGCTGCACCGCAAGTTCATCACCGGGGTCACCATCGTGACCACGATGGACGGCGAACGGCCGCGCGGCCTTGCCGTCAACGCCTTCTCCAGCATCTCGCTGAGCCCCCCGCTGGTCATGGTCTGCGTCCAGCGGACCTCATCCACCTATGAACCGCTCTTCCGCGCGGACCACATGGGCATCAGCATCCTGGCCTCCGACCAGCTGCCGGTGGCGACGGTCTTCGCGGGCAAGGGCGACGACAAGTTCGCTGAGCTGCGCTGGACCGCCGGGGCCAACGGCTCGCCGCTGATCGACAGCAGTGCGGCCGTACTGGAGGCACGGATCCAGGAACGCCTGCAGACCAGTACGCACACCATCTTCATCGGACGGGTCACCCAGGCCGCCCACTCCGAACGGCCACCCCTGATCTACAGCGCGGGCGGCTTCTACGACGGCGGGCAGCTCGATGCCGCCGCCCTCTGA
- a CDS encoding ester cyclase, which produces MGTGSTDIRERIAAAWGAAWQRGEVDALDTVLADGYRRHGRTAQDAADLKANITACRAGFPDLVTVIEDCVVEGDRVATRWVSRGTHTGRLMDVPPTGRTVTVSGATFSRIEDGMVAEEWVTWDPRQLLTALGIIPLDSARAEAPAPAAAEAPGRHARSVVAS; this is translated from the coding sequence ATGGGTACCGGAAGCACCGACATCAGGGAGCGCATCGCCGCGGCCTGGGGCGCGGCCTGGCAGCGCGGCGAGGTCGACGCACTCGACACGGTCCTGGCCGACGGCTACCGGCGGCACGGGCGCACCGCGCAGGACGCGGCGGATCTCAAGGCCAACATCACCGCGTGCCGTGCGGGCTTCCCCGATCTGGTCACCGTGATCGAGGACTGCGTGGTCGAGGGGGACCGCGTGGCGACCCGCTGGGTCAGCAGGGGCACGCACACCGGCCGTCTGATGGACGTACCGCCGACCGGCCGGACCGTCACGGTCTCCGGCGCCACGTTCTCCCGTATCGAGGACGGCATGGTCGCCGAGGAGTGGGTGACCTGGGACCCCCGTCAGCTGCTGACCGCCCTGGGGATCATTCCGCTGGACAGCGCGCGGGCCGAGGCTCCCGCACCGGCGGCGGCCGAGGCCCCGGGGCGTCACGCACGATCGGTGGTGGCGTCATGA
- a CDS encoding LLM class flavin-dependent oxidoreductase, producing the protein MRFSIFHALGAPGQLGEYHRLMREAREFAVAAEDAGFWSVWYTEHHFGHEGQELTPNPVLMGTDIAARTERIRIGQAANIVTFWHPLRLAEDLALLDQLSGGRVEVGVGRGLYGREAMNLNPQADPRDQEQNRALFEETLEILKKAWTGEFFEHHGRFYDFPAPGLKWSHPLSPATEDFTTDGEIAKLAVTPAPYQRPHPPMWQVVDSPRSIESCARNGIQGILWLPPVSALKGRFDLYRRAATEATGREHALGEGLALVRDVYVADTMEQAREEFQEALLQTYRWVTHWRGLSNLMEEGEELTDEHELSFDFLQDRNLLVGTPDYVAEKISELQDEINLEHLMLWTTHPGLPHKHAMRSLELFSEQVMPRFTSETGTSELSTAGTSGAGRS; encoded by the coding sequence ATGCGTTTCTCGATCTTTCACGCGCTCGGCGCTCCTGGGCAGCTCGGCGAGTACCACCGTCTGATGCGGGAGGCGCGCGAGTTCGCGGTCGCTGCCGAGGACGCGGGTTTCTGGTCGGTCTGGTACACCGAGCACCACTTCGGCCACGAGGGCCAGGAGCTGACGCCCAACCCCGTCCTGATGGGTACGGACATCGCCGCGCGGACCGAGCGCATCCGCATCGGCCAGGCCGCCAATATCGTCACCTTCTGGCATCCGCTGCGCCTCGCCGAGGACCTGGCACTGCTCGACCAGCTCTCCGGCGGGCGCGTCGAGGTCGGGGTGGGCCGCGGTCTTTACGGCCGCGAGGCGATGAACCTCAACCCGCAGGCGGACCCGCGCGACCAGGAGCAGAACCGCGCCCTGTTCGAGGAGACCCTGGAGATCCTGAAGAAGGCGTGGACCGGCGAGTTCTTCGAACACCACGGCCGCTTCTACGACTTCCCGGCCCCCGGCCTGAAGTGGAGCCACCCGCTCTCCCCGGCCACCGAGGACTTCACCACGGACGGTGAGATAGCCAAGCTGGCCGTCACCCCTGCCCCGTACCAGCGCCCGCACCCGCCGATGTGGCAGGTCGTGGACTCGCCCCGGTCCATCGAGTCCTGTGCCAGGAACGGGATCCAGGGCATCCTCTGGCTGCCGCCGGTCTCGGCGCTCAAGGGACGCTTCGACCTGTACCGGCGGGCCGCCACCGAGGCGACCGGCCGTGAGCACGCCCTCGGCGAGGGACTCGCCCTGGTACGCGACGTCTATGTCGCCGACACCATGGAGCAGGCCAGGGAGGAGTTCCAGGAGGCGCTCCTGCAGACCTACCGGTGGGTCACGCACTGGCGGGGTCTGTCCAACCTCATGGAGGAGGGCGAGGAGCTGACCGATGAGCACGAGCTGAGCTTCGACTTCCTCCAGGACCGCAACCTGCTGGTGGGCACCCCGGACTACGTCGCCGAGAAGATCAGCGAACTCCAGGACGAGATCAACCTGGAGCATCTGATGCTCTGGACCACCCACCCCGGACTGCCGCACAAGCACGCCATGCGCAGTCTGGAGCTCTTCTCCGAGCAGGTGATGCCCCGCTTCACCTCGGAGACGGGCACCTCGGAGCTGAGCACCGCCGGGACGAGCGGCGCGGGCCGCTCGTGA
- a CDS encoding amino acid synthesis family protein gives MTVIRRIVSSCEDFVSELGEPVATTVRRGAVAVVVRNPWAGRGTVPDLSAEARELAPVLAREITSRLTAMLGGADAIESFGKAAVVGLDGESEHGGALIHTPYFGNVVREILEGTSIIAFSEEQAPAGTTVTVPIWHKTAAATRSHYAATRIRVPDGPRADELVIVAAAATGPRPNARIGDRRTDPVVTLATLETPERTP, from the coding sequence GTGACCGTCATCCGGCGCATCGTCTCCTCCTGCGAGGACTTCGTCAGCGAACTGGGCGAGCCCGTCGCCACGACCGTCCGGCGCGGCGCCGTCGCGGTGGTCGTGCGCAACCCCTGGGCAGGCCGCGGCACCGTGCCCGACCTGTCGGCCGAGGCCCGCGAACTCGCCCCGGTCCTGGCCCGGGAGATCACTTCCCGACTGACCGCCATGCTCGGTGGCGCGGACGCCATCGAGTCCTTCGGCAAGGCTGCCGTCGTCGGCCTGGACGGCGAGAGCGAGCACGGCGGCGCCCTGATCCACACCCCGTACTTCGGCAATGTCGTCCGCGAGATCCTCGAAGGCACCTCGATCATCGCCTTCAGCGAGGAGCAGGCCCCGGCGGGCACCACGGTCACGGTCCCCATCTGGCACAAGACCGCAGCGGCGACCCGCTCGCACTACGCCGCCACCCGGATCAGGGTCCCCGACGGTCCCCGCGCCGACGAGTTGGTCATCGTCGCGGCGGCGGCCACCGGGCCGCGCCCCAACGCCCGGATCGGGGACCGGCGCACCGACCCCGTAGTGACCCTGGCGACCCTGGAAACCCCCGAGAGGACCCCATGA
- a CDS encoding amino acid synthesis family protein, which translates to MNIRKIVTLVDEIHTEGGAPVEPAARTAVVAAVIDNPWAGQGFVQDLGPGIEATASELGALLAPLVVKALGGTVEAYGKAAIVGLDGETEHGSALIHTLKFGNHFRDATAATTLLPAVEKRAGAAAVFDIPLKHITDATIRSHHQTMEVRIPDAPRAGEIVVALAAAAQGRPQARLAPLATEQ; encoded by the coding sequence ATGAACATCCGTAAGATCGTCACCCTCGTGGACGAGATCCACACCGAGGGCGGCGCCCCCGTCGAACCCGCCGCCCGTACCGCTGTGGTCGCGGCCGTCATCGACAACCCCTGGGCCGGCCAGGGCTTCGTCCAGGACCTCGGCCCCGGTATCGAGGCGACCGCGTCCGAACTCGGCGCGCTGCTGGCCCCGTTGGTCGTCAAGGCGCTCGGCGGGACCGTCGAGGCCTACGGTAAGGCGGCCATCGTCGGCCTGGACGGTGAGACCGAGCACGGCTCGGCGCTGATCCACACGCTGAAGTTCGGCAACCACTTCCGGGACGCGACGGCCGCCACCACCCTGCTCCCCGCGGTGGAGAAGCGCGCCGGGGCGGCCGCGGTCTTCGACATCCCGCTGAAGCACATCACCGACGCCACCATCCGCTCGCACCACCAGACCATGGAGGTCCGCATCCCCGACGCGCCGCGCGCCGGTGAGATCGTCGTCGCGCTGGCCGCCGCCGCCCAGGGCCGCCCGCAGGCCCGCCTCGCGCCCCTGGCGACCGAGCAGTGA
- a CDS encoding alpha/beta fold hydrolase, which produces MIGYEDHGSGTDLVLLHGVGLDRHMWDRCLPALAARHRTRAVDLRGHAGSPPAAPGITLDDLATDVLDTLEGPSHLVGFSLGALVATRAALLRPAAVASLTLVSSVARRTPEESRDVAGRLERAREDFPGSVDAAIDRWFTREWQVAEPGLVEEVRATLLSQNHVSYLACYEVFTRADAELWPQLPSLTVPTLAVTGGADPGSTEAMTRALAGAVPGARAAVIPGARHLLALEAPDRLTDEIIRHTTEVDRDRTAAPAS; this is translated from the coding sequence GTGATCGGATACGAGGACCACGGCAGCGGCACGGACCTCGTGCTGCTGCACGGGGTCGGTCTCGACCGGCACATGTGGGACCGCTGCCTTCCGGCGCTCGCGGCCCGCCACCGTACGCGGGCCGTCGATCTGCGCGGCCACGCCGGTTCACCGCCGGCCGCGCCCGGGATCACCCTGGACGACCTCGCCACCGACGTCCTGGACACCCTCGAAGGCCCCTCCCACCTCGTCGGGTTCTCGCTCGGCGCCCTGGTGGCGACCCGGGCCGCCCTGCTGCGCCCGGCCGCCGTGGCGTCCCTGACCCTGGTCTCATCGGTGGCCCGCCGCACGCCCGAGGAGAGCCGGGACGTGGCCGGCCGGCTCGAACGTGCCCGGGAGGACTTCCCCGGCTCGGTGGACGCGGCGATCGACCGCTGGTTCACCCGGGAGTGGCAGGTGGCCGAGCCCGGCCTGGTCGAAGAGGTCAGGGCGACCCTGCTGAGCCAGAACCACGTCTCATACCTGGCCTGTTACGAGGTGTTCACCCGCGCCGACGCCGAGCTGTGGCCCCAGCTGCCGTCGCTCACGGTGCCGACGCTCGCCGTCACCGGCGGCGCCGACCCCGGCTCGACCGAGGCGATGACCCGGGCGCTGGCCGGCGCCGTACCCGGGGCGCGGGCCGCGGTCATTCCCGGCGCCCGGCATCTGCTCGCGCTGGAAGCGCCGGACCGGCTCACCGACGAGATCATCCGACACACCACGGAGGTGGACCGTGACCGCACCGCGGCTCCCGCGTCATGA
- a CDS encoding aldehyde dehydrogenase, translating to MTAPRLPRHDHYINGARVQPASGAYLSSVNPTTAEVWYETARGDATDADRAVRAARAAFEDPAWRDLTATRRGALLRRLAELIGEHGEELARTETLDNGKLLSEMRAQLASLPEYVHYYAGLADKVHGSTIPASRREILNYTVREPLGVVVAITPWNSPLLLTITKLAPALAAGNTVVVKPSEHTSASLLQLAPLLEKAGFPPGVVNVVTGYGDEVGTPLVEHPLVAKVTFTGSTRTGSRIAASCGSRFVRTTLELGGKSPNIVFGDADVANASVGIVAGVFAAAGQTCVAGSRVYAQQAVYDEVVERVAARADAIRLGDPLDPATQLGPLAIESQRDKVEEYVAVGRAEGAVTVAGGSRPEPGGLGGLDGFFYRPTAFVGADNSMRLCREEIFGPVVAIMPFGTEDELVGLANDTDYGLAAGLWTRDLARAHRVASRLDAGTVWVNTYRSMSPMSPRSGFKSSGMGVEHGTEVMGEYTRLKSVWINTDEGPADDPFVLKS from the coding sequence GTGACCGCACCGCGGCTCCCGCGTCATGACCACTACATCAACGGCGCCCGGGTACAGCCCGCGAGCGGCGCCTATCTGTCCAGCGTCAACCCGACGACCGCCGAGGTCTGGTACGAGACGGCGCGCGGCGACGCCACCGACGCCGACCGCGCCGTCCGGGCCGCGCGCGCCGCGTTCGAGGATCCGGCCTGGCGCGATCTGACGGCGACCCGGCGCGGCGCGCTGCTGCGCAGGCTCGCCGAACTCATCGGCGAGCACGGCGAGGAACTGGCCCGTACCGAGACGCTGGACAACGGCAAACTGCTCAGCGAGATGCGCGCCCAGCTGGCCAGCCTGCCGGAGTACGTGCACTACTACGCGGGTCTGGCCGACAAGGTGCACGGCAGCACCATCCCGGCCTCCCGCCGGGAGATACTCAACTACACGGTGCGCGAACCGCTCGGTGTGGTCGTGGCCATCACCCCGTGGAACTCTCCGCTGCTGCTGACCATCACCAAGCTGGCGCCCGCGCTGGCGGCCGGGAACACCGTCGTCGTCAAGCCGTCCGAGCACACCTCAGCCTCGCTGCTCCAGCTCGCTCCGCTCCTTGAGAAGGCCGGCTTCCCGCCCGGTGTCGTCAACGTCGTCACCGGTTACGGGGACGAGGTCGGCACGCCGCTGGTGGAGCATCCGCTGGTCGCCAAGGTCACGTTCACCGGCAGCACCCGCACCGGGTCGCGGATCGCGGCGAGCTGCGGCTCCCGGTTCGTCCGCACCACGCTGGAGCTGGGCGGCAAGTCGCCCAACATCGTCTTCGGCGACGCGGATGTGGCGAACGCGTCGGTCGGTATCGTCGCCGGAGTGTTCGCCGCCGCGGGGCAGACCTGTGTGGCGGGCAGCCGGGTCTACGCCCAACAGGCCGTCTACGACGAGGTGGTGGAGCGGGTGGCGGCGCGGGCCGACGCGATCCGGCTCGGCGACCCGCTGGACCCGGCGACCCAGCTCGGGCCGCTGGCGATCGAGAGCCAGCGCGACAAGGTGGAGGAGTACGTCGCCGTGGGCCGGGCGGAGGGCGCGGTGACCGTTGCGGGCGGCAGCCGGCCCGAACCCGGCGGGCTCGGCGGTCTTGACGGGTTCTTCTACCGTCCCACCGCCTTCGTCGGGGCCGACAACAGCATGCGGCTCTGCCGGGAGGAGATCTTCGGACCTGTCGTGGCGATCATGCCCTTCGGGACCGAGGACGAGCTGGTGGGGCTCGCCAACGACACCGACTACGGCCTCGCCGCCGGGCTGTGGACCCGGGACCTGGCCCGCGCACACCGCGTCGCGTCCCGGCTCGACGCCGGCACGGTGTGGGTCAACACCTACCGCTCGATGTCCCCGATGTCGCCGCGCTCCGGCTTCAAGTCCAGCGGGATGGGCGTGGAGCACGGGACCGAGGTGATGGGGGAGTACACCCGGCTCAAGAGCGTCTGGATCAACACGGACGAGGGCCCCGCCGACGACCCGTTCGTCCTGAAGTCCTGA
- a CDS encoding GntR family transcriptional regulator has translation MQDTSSSESSSGSSSEGALPADRNPAVRKQRLSGMSIQSRVIVELRGRIISGELAPGTSLSEIVLAEAFGVSRTPVREALKQLQTEGLVDIRPRVGTFVAAPSRREITELFQMKELLEGAAARLLAQRGRVPELDALEANLSTADAAVRSGNQEGYAELVHEFHDLVMRGADNAKLADHYRTLMNQLAYPRLVHTSLAQPGRPTRSDSEHHHVLELIRAKDGDGAERVMREHVRASHRALMDGLDRAAPAADGGEPG, from the coding sequence ATGCAAGATACTTCTTCGAGCGAGTCTTCGAGCGGGTCTTCGAGTGAGGGTGCGCTCCCGGCCGACCGCAACCCCGCCGTACGCAAGCAACGGCTGAGCGGTATGAGCATCCAGAGCCGGGTGATCGTCGAGCTGCGCGGCCGCATCATCTCCGGCGAACTCGCCCCCGGTACCAGCCTGTCGGAGATCGTGCTGGCGGAGGCGTTCGGCGTCAGCCGCACCCCGGTGCGCGAGGCTCTGAAGCAGCTGCAGACCGAGGGGCTCGTCGATATCCGGCCCCGGGTGGGGACCTTCGTCGCCGCGCCGTCGCGGCGGGAGATCACCGAGCTGTTCCAGATGAAGGAACTGCTCGAAGGCGCCGCCGCGCGCCTGCTCGCCCAGCGCGGCCGGGTCCCCGAACTGGACGCACTGGAGGCCAATCTGTCCACCGCCGATGCCGCGGTGCGCAGTGGCAACCAGGAGGGCTACGCCGAACTGGTCCACGAGTTCCACGACTTGGTGATGCGCGGCGCCGACAACGCCAAGCTCGCCGACCACTACCGCACCCTCATGAACCAGCTCGCCTACCCGCGCCTGGTGCACACCTCGCTGGCGCAGCCCGGCCGCCCCACCCGGTCCGACTCCGAACACCACCATGTGCTCGAACTGATCCGGGCCAAGGACGGGGACGGCGCGGAGCGGGTGATGCGTGAGCACGTACGGGCGAGCCACCGGGCGCTGATGGACGGTCTCGACCGGGCCGCTCCCGCCGCGGACGGCGGGGAGCCCGGCTGA
- a CDS encoding purine-cytosine permease family protein, whose product MDSDKPAQQPPDLGYRDSIAKVEPYGVDHIPEVERHGKAGSQFSIWFAAGLNFPIMLLGFSAAALGLSMTAAVTAILAGALVGSATMGIMSRMGVRLGVPQQMQARGPLGFVGNLLPVAYINVFAGVGWAAVTVILGGKALGVLLGTPFWLSAAVLTALQLTVAVFGYNMIHYLQRILAVVLFLLFTLVTVVALYRGGHFLAANPGAPGYIGSAGGWVTLGGWFLAFLIAWLPFASDYSRYLPDSKRVSTSAGLLTALGNFVTLSWLGIAGVVLAGAATSTDDPILALKELTGPWSVPAMLAILLSSFSQNFLNVYGGAISLQTLGLPLKRWQSVTLICAAAFGVSLWGADGIYTSFEVFLNLTAYFVAPYVAVILLDYFVGPRRDKARIPELYEKRRILEWGFVAWLAGVVCSVPFWQSDLYTGPVAAAHPGWGELTYYVGFAVAAVLYLLTYRLPPLWHRRPAALPEQGAAGEPTAAEKATGTAPAQTQDTAGAEPGQDSSPAADQHVPAKP is encoded by the coding sequence ATGGACAGTGACAAGCCCGCGCAGCAACCGCCCGACCTGGGGTACCGCGACAGCATCGCCAAGGTGGAGCCGTACGGCGTGGACCACATCCCCGAAGTGGAGCGCCACGGAAAGGCCGGCTCCCAGTTCTCCATCTGGTTCGCCGCAGGACTCAACTTCCCGATCATGCTGCTCGGTTTCAGCGCCGCCGCCCTCGGCCTGTCCATGACCGCCGCGGTCACCGCCATCCTCGCCGGGGCCCTGGTCGGCTCGGCCACGATGGGGATCATGTCCCGGATGGGGGTGCGCCTCGGCGTGCCCCAGCAGATGCAGGCCCGCGGCCCGCTGGGCTTCGTGGGCAATCTGCTGCCCGTGGCGTACATCAATGTCTTCGCGGGCGTCGGCTGGGCCGCCGTCACGGTCATCCTCGGCGGCAAGGCGCTCGGCGTCCTGCTGGGGACCCCGTTCTGGCTCTCGGCCGCGGTGCTGACCGCGCTCCAGCTCACCGTCGCCGTCTTCGGCTACAACATGATCCACTACCTTCAGCGGATCCTGGCCGTCGTGCTGTTCCTGCTCTTCACCCTGGTGACGGTCGTCGCGCTGTACCGGGGCGGCCACTTCCTGGCGGCCAACCCCGGCGCTCCGGGATACATCGGGTCCGCCGGCGGCTGGGTCACGCTCGGCGGCTGGTTCCTGGCCTTCCTCATCGCCTGGCTGCCGTTCGCCTCGGACTACTCGCGCTATCTGCCGGACAGCAAGCGGGTCAGCACCTCCGCCGGCCTGCTGACGGCACTGGGCAACTTCGTCACCCTGTCCTGGCTCGGCATCGCGGGAGTCGTCCTGGCCGGTGCGGCGACCAGCACCGATGACCCGATCCTGGCGCTGAAGGAACTCACCGGGCCGTGGTCCGTCCCGGCGATGCTGGCGATCCTGCTCTCCTCCTTCTCGCAGAACTTCCTCAACGTCTACGGCGGCGCGATCTCCCTCCAGACGCTGGGGCTGCCCCTCAAGCGCTGGCAGAGCGTCACCCTCATCTGCGCCGCCGCCTTCGGCGTCAGCCTGTGGGGAGCCGACGGGATCTACACGTCCTTCGAGGTGTTCCTCAACCTCACCGCCTACTTCGTCGCGCCGTACGTGGCCGTCATCCTGCTCGACTACTTCGTCGGCCCGCGCCGCGACAAGGCGCGGATCCCCGAGCTGTACGAGAAGCGCCGCATCCTGGAGTGGGGCTTCGTGGCCTGGCTGGCCGGGGTCGTCTGCTCGGTGCCCTTCTGGCAGTCGGACCTCTACACAGGACCGGTCGCCGCCGCACATCCGGGCTGGGGCGAGCTGACGTACTACGTGGGGTTCGCCGTGGCCGCAGTGCTCTACCTGCTGACCTACCGCCTGCCACCGCTGTGGCACCGCCGGCCCGCCGCGCTGCCGGAACAGGGGGCCGCGGGGGAGCCGACAGCTGCCGAGAAGGCGACGGGGACGGCGCCCGCGCAGACGCAGGACACGGCGGGCGCGGAGCCGGGCCAGGACAGCTCCCCGGCCGCGGACCAGCACGTACCGGCCAAGCCCTGA
- a CDS encoding nucleotidyltransferase domain-containing protein, whose protein sequence is MNPMIETMAEQLRGVPGITAVALGGSRARGAERPGSDWDLGLYYRGAPDTAALTALACATADRPVEVAGPGGWGPWVDGGAWLTVGGVAVDWILRDLDRVQRVWSQCREGRYEVGVQPGHPLGFWSPAYPGEVALCRVLADPAGELTALREETRRYPEPLRAALTAAAWEAEFSVAAARKSADGGDTLHVSLCLSRAFGILAQSLHAHHRVWCVNEKGALAAAAALPRTPAGFAERASSALRALDPAAVEAAAALVAEVRAVLGSGD, encoded by the coding sequence ATGAATCCGATGATCGAGACCATGGCCGAGCAACTCCGCGGCGTCCCCGGCATCACGGCGGTAGCCCTCGGCGGAAGCCGCGCGCGGGGCGCCGAGCGTCCGGGCTCCGACTGGGATCTCGGCCTGTACTACCGCGGCGCCCCGGACACAGCGGCCCTCACCGCGCTCGCGTGCGCCACGGCCGACCGGCCCGTCGAGGTGGCAGGCCCCGGCGGCTGGGGCCCCTGGGTGGACGGTGGCGCCTGGCTCACGGTCGGCGGGGTGGCGGTGGACTGGATCCTGCGCGACCTCGACCGGGTGCAGCGGGTCTGGTCGCAGTGTCGCGAGGGCCGTTACGAGGTGGGCGTCCAGCCGGGGCATCCGCTCGGCTTCTGGTCCCCCGCGTACCCGGGGGAAGTGGCGCTCTGCCGCGTACTCGCCGATCCCGCCGGGGAGTTGACGGCGCTGCGCGAGGAGACGCGCCGCTATCCGGAGCCGCTGCGCGCCGCGCTGACGGCGGCCGCCTGGGAGGCGGAGTTCTCGGTGGCCGCGGCCCGCAAGTCGGCGGACGGCGGGGACACCTTGCATGTCTCGCTCTGCCTCTCCCGGGCTTTCGGCATCCTTGCCCAGTCCCTGCACGCACACCACCGTGTCTGGTGCGTCAACGAGAAGGGCGCGCTGGCCGCGGCCGCCGCCCTGCCTCGGACTCCGGCCGGCTTCGCCGAGCGGGCGTCGTCGGCGCTGCGCGCACTGGACCCGGCGGCCGTGGAGGCGGCGGCCGCCCTGGTGGCCGAGGTGCGCGCGGTGCTCGGCTCCGGCGACTGA
- a CDS encoding phytoene desaturase family protein, with product MPSMLDAVVVGAGPNGLTAAVELARRGFAVEVFEARDTVGGGARTEELTLPGFRHDPCSAVHPLGVGSPVFKTMPLDRYGLEWLHPELPMAHPFDDGTAAVLSRSVAETAASFGPRDAGAYRRLVTPFLGRWDTLSRDFMSLPLTALPRDPLTLARFGLAGLPPATWLMKRFRDDRARALFAGLVAHVIAPLDGLATSAVGLTFALAAHEGGWPLPRGGSQSVSDALTGYLRALGGVVHTGFEVKRLDDLPPARAYVFDTSPTAAARIAGLGRAYDGYRYGASAFKIDYALDGPVPWTAEAPRVAGTVQIGPSSREIGTALRQASGGRAPGTPFLISAQPSLVDPSRAPEGKHVFWTYGHVPNGWDGDLTEAVERQLERFAPGFRDRVLARATAGPAELFARNANYVGGDIACGAASGLQLLLRPKLSLFPYTTSHPAVYLCSAATPPGPGVHGMSGHNAAKAVWRRLRRT from the coding sequence GTGCCGTCGATGCTCGATGCTGTCGTCGTGGGGGCGGGACCCAACGGGCTGACCGCCGCCGTGGAGCTGGCCCGCCGCGGATTCGCCGTCGAGGTCTTCGAGGCCCGGGACACCGTCGGAGGGGGCGCGCGGACCGAGGAGCTCACGCTCCCCGGTTTCCGCCACGATCCCTGCTCCGCCGTCCACCCGCTGGGCGTCGGCTCGCCGGTCTTCAAGACGATGCCGCTCGACCGGTACGGCCTGGAGTGGCTGCACCCCGAACTGCCCATGGCGCACCCCTTCGACGACGGCACCGCAGCTGTGCTGTCCCGGTCGGTCGCCGAGACCGCGGCCTCCTTCGGGCCGCGCGACGCGGGTGCGTACCGGCGGCTCGTCACCCCCTTCCTCGGCCGGTGGGACACGCTGTCCCGGGACTTCATGTCGCTGCCGCTCACCGCGCTGCCGCGTGATCCGCTGACCCTCGCCCGCTTCGGACTGGCCGGTCTCCCGCCGGCCACCTGGCTGATGAAGCGCTTCCGCGACGACCGGGCGCGCGCGCTGTTCGCCGGACTCGTGGCCCATGTCATCGCACCGCTCGACGGCCTCGCCACCAGCGCCGTCGGCCTGACGTTCGCGCTGGCCGCGCACGAGGGCGGCTGGCCGCTGCCGCGTGGCGGCTCGCAGTCCGTCTCCGACGCACTGACCGGGTATCTGCGTGCTCTGGGCGGTGTGGTGCACACCGGCTTCGAGGTGAAGCGGCTCGACGACCTGCCGCCCGCCCGTGCGTACGTCTTCGACACCTCGCCGACGGCCGCCGCGCGCATCGCCGGTCTCGGCCGGGCCTACGACGGATACCGGTACGGGGCGAGCGCCTTCAAGATCGATTACGCACTCGACGGGCCGGTGCCCTGGACGGCGGAGGCCCCCCGGGTCGCCGGGACCGTGCAGATCGGCCCGAGCAGCCGTGAGATCGGTACGGCGCTGCGCCAGGCATCGGGCGGCCGCGCCCCCGGAACACCTTTTCTGATCAGCGCCCAGCCGAGTCTGGTCGACCCGTCCAGGGCGCCCGAAGGCAAGCACGTCTTCTGGACGTACGGACATGTGCCGAACGGCTGGGACGGCGACCTCACCGAGGCCGTCGAGCGGCAGCTCGAACGCTTCGCGCCCGGCTTCCGTGACCGCGTGCTCGCCCGCGCCACCGCGGGACCCGCCGAGCTGTTCGCACGCAACGCGAACTACGTGGGCGGCGACATCGCCTGCGGGGCGGCCTCCGGACTGCAACTGCTCCTGCGCCCCAAGCTCTCGCTGTTCCCTTACACGACCTCGCACCCTGCGGTGTACCTCTGCTCGGCGGCGACCCCGCCAGGACCCGGGGTCCACGGCATGTCGGGCCACAACGCGGCGAAGGCGGTATGGCGGCGGCTGCGCCGGACGTGA